Proteins co-encoded in one Setaria viridis chromosome 9, Setaria_viridis_v4.0, whole genome shotgun sequence genomic window:
- the LOC140221468 gene encoding uncharacterized protein, whose translation MVTKESIATSSYASAEEMEKIRSALDAFIAKQEDQNRVLESSLDKILSSLNNLTTSAASEDKGSASKGPHQYTDTPPPEIPVQVHQRDLSPWSVKVPAAIEEDCPWTAQELEKFYAKANTNSGPDQTQLAYEAFLAKQQANQYHHLNQHVIHPNPTMAQQPYHNNLDFHQQLHHEQKLIAKGPKLSFPAFDGSDPDGWIRKAEKYFELVGVLNESRVQIAVMYIVGKAEFWWRSTGGNASTVPWHQFCKMIGDRFNEESLYEVIARFHGLKQNGPVQEYITKFEELMGLVKRDNPSLHDSYFISSFISGLQEPIQHHLQCHQHASLNSAFWYARRMEQAHPPPKRFP comes from the coding sequence atggtgacTAAGGAATCTATTGCTACTTCCAGCTATGCTTCAGCTGAGGAGATGGAGAAAATTAGGTCTGCTTTGGATGCTTTTATAGCCAAGCAAGAAGACCAAAATAGAGTGTTGGAGTCATCATTGGACAAAATTCTCTCAAGCCTAAACAACCTTACTACTTCTGCAGCTTCTGAAGATAAGGGATCAGCTTCCAAAGGGCCTCATCAGTACACCGATACTCCACCTCCTGAAATTCCAGTGCAGGTTCATCAAAGAGATCTCTCCCCTTGGTCTGTGAAGGTCCCAGCTGCTATAGAAGAAGATTGCCCTTGGACAGCACAGGAGCTTGAAAAATTCTATGCTAAAGCTAATACCAATTCTGGTCCAGATCAAACTCAATTAGCTTATGAGGCATTTTTGGCAAAGCAACAAGCTAACCAATATCATCACCTCAACCAACATGTAATTCATCCAAATCCCACAATGGCCCAACAACCATATCACAACAACTTGGACTTTCATCAACAATTGCACCACGAGCAGAAACTGATAGCTAAAGGGCCAAAATTATCATTTCCTGCATTTGATGGTTCAGATCCTGATGGTTGGATTAGGAAAGCTGAGAAATATTTTGAATTGGTTGGAGTTCTAAATGAAAGCAGAGTTCAAATTGCAGTAATGTATATTGTGGGGAAAGCTGAGTTCTGGTGGAGAAGCACTGGTGGTAATGCCTCTACTGTCCCTTGGCACCAATTCTGTAAAATGATAGGTGATAGATTCAATGAGGAATCTCTTTATGAGGTCATTGCCAGATTCCATGGCCTTAAGCAAAATGGACCTGTCCAAGAGTAcatcacaaaatttgaagaGTTAATGGGTTTAGTCAAAAGAGATAATCCATCTTTGCATGATTCCTATTTCATTAGCAGTTTTATCTCTGGGTTACAAGAACCTATACAACACCATCTTCAATGTCACCAGCATGCAAGCCTCAATTCTGCCTTTTGGTATGCTAGAAGGATGGAACAAGCTCACCCACCACCAAAAAGGTTTCCATAA
- the LOC117835525 gene encoding uncharacterized protein, translated as PGCGHAPPPPLPLDDDDLLSEILLRLPPHPTCLLRASLVCARWRRLLRDPGFHRRSRAFHRTPPVLGLFRTFHRGARFVPVGEAPDRVPAAGFALPDPASWVLLGCRHGRALLRSRPGWLQLLVWEPITGHRRCVRLSRLGGHVKACSATVLGDPVSLARREGSFRVAFVFTGNGRASACVYSSETGTWGRLITAEAPCGDVCMKPSALVGDAVYWLLDEGGILELHLGKERLAPMETPTHAQSLYLSNIQLMEAEAGVLGFAGVKMYSLHLWAREADRDGTANWVLRTAINLGPFAPPPCVIPRIMLVPPIKILGVDEGGNFAFLRTIFGIFMLSLDGVLLKKVSDAEIMELVHPYSSFYVAEE; from the exons CCAGGCTGcggccacgcgccgccgccgccgctgccgctggacgacgacgacctcctcTCCGAGATcctgctccgcctcccgccgcaccCGACCTGCCTTCTCCGCGCTTCCCTCGTCTGCGCGCGCTGGCGCCGCCTGCTCCGCGACCCGGGCTtccaccgccgctcccgcgcaTTCCACCGAACACCACCCGTGCTCGGCCTCTTCCGCACCTTCCATCGCGGTGCTCGCTTCGTCCCCGTCGGCGAGGCCCCGGACCGCGTCCCCGCCGCGGGTTTCGCGCTCCCCGACCCCGCCAGTTGGGTCCTCCTCGgctgccgccacggccgcgcgcTCCTCCGCAGTCGACCTGGCTGGCTCCAGCTCCTCGTCTGGGAACCCATCACCGGTCACCGCCGCTGCGTCCGCCTCAGCCGGCTCGGGGGCCACGTCAAGGCATGTAGTGCCACCGTTCTTGGCGACCCAGTGAGCCTGGCCCGCCGCGAGGGCTCCTTCCGCGtggccttcgtcttcaccgGCAACGGCCGCGCGTCCGCCTGCGTCTACTCGTCGGAGACTGGCACCTGGGGCCGGCTGATCACGGCGGAGGCGCCTTGCGGCGACGTTTGTATGAAGCCAAGCGCGCTGGTCGGGGACGCAGTGTACTGGTTGCTTGACGAGGGTGGCATCCTCGAGCTCCATCTGGGTAAGGAGAGGTTGGCCCCGATGGAGACGCCGACGCACGCGCAGAGCCTTTACCTGTCGAACATCCAGCTCATGGAGGCCGAGGCCGGCGTGCTGGGCTTCGCTGGCGTGAAGATGTACAGCCTGCATCTGTGGGCGAGGGAGGCCGACCGTGATGGCACTGCGAATTGGGTGTTGCGCACTGCAATTAATCTCGGCCCGTTCGCTCCGCCACCATGTGTGATTCCTCGGATCATGCTGGTGCCGCCTATCAAGATACTTGGGGTTGATGAGGGTGGCAATTTCGCATTTCTAAGGACTATCTTCGGAATCTTTATGCTCTCCCTCGATGGCGTGCTGCTTAAGAAGGTGTCTGATGCCGAAATCATGGAGCTTGTTCATCCCTACTCAAGCTTTTATGTCGCAG AAGAATAA